GCGTTATGATCGTTGGCAGAACCATCATAAGGTTGGTTCCAGCCAGCCAATTGGTCAGGTTGTTGTGGGGATCGTGGCACTCGAGGCACGTGAAGTCACCTCCCGTGTCCGTCCGGTGAAGATCAACTGTGGTGGCAATGCCTGCGGGCCCGTGGCAACTCAGGCAGACCGTCTCGGCGGTAATGTCCTTTAGGAGCGCAGGGCCAACTGCCCCGTGGATACTGTGGCAATTGCTGCAACTCGTGTGATTTGCGTTGAGCGCTTCGGCCGACCGTGCGGAGAGCAGGATCATGAGGAGGGCTGCTGCGAAGAACGAAGTCGAGAAACTCATCCGAATCATTGCGCGGCACCTCCCTGCTCAAAGACTTCTATCCGCGCCGATCCATTGTTCGTGACCAGAATCCGGCCGTCATCGGGATAGACTACAAGATCGAGAGGGAGTCGCAACTGCCCTGGGTCCAAACCGAATTCACCAATTGTAGTCAATGTTTGACCGTTCGCCCGGTCGAAGACGAAGACCTCGCCTGACAGACTGTCGGTCATCAGAATGTGCCCCTCTCCGTCCACCGCCAAACCCTGTGGTCGCGAAAATCGGGAGCCCATCATGCCTGCCTTTCCCGAAATCTGTCCCATCCGAGTGCCGTCCCACTGGAAGATCTGGATGCGTGGTGGGCCCCACCAACTGCCATCGCCGAAGTCACTGACAAGAACTTCGCCTCGCTCCGAATCGATCGCAATTCCGGTCGGTTCGGCCAGTGTGGATTCATTCGGAGGATTGGCGGGAATGGAGAAGGCAAACGTCCCGTCGAGATCGTAGACCTTCACACACTTATCGATCCCATCAACGACGTAGAGCCTCTCCCCCACGGGATCGATTGCCATGTCCGTCGGTTTACGGGCACGTTCATCACCTTTGCCAATCGTGCCCTTCAGTTTTCCGCCGGGAGTATAAATCTGAACTGCCCCCAGGGTTTCGTTTCCGACGAATATCCGATCGTTGGCGTAGGCCACGCCGAGGGGCTTGCCGTTCACATCTAACGAGCGTAAGACCTTCAGCGAATCCCGGTGCAGCACACGGACCTTCCTGGCCTGGTAGTCCGAAACAAGGAGATGACCGTCCGGGCCGATCGCGATGCGAACGGGGCTGATGAGTTCCTTCTTCTCCACGTTGCCGTTGGGCTTCTTCGTATTCTGCGATCCTTTGGCATCCGACTGCTGGCTTGTCCCACTGCCGGTCGACTGATCCCCGGAAGCGCCCGGTGGATCACCTGAGACAGACGACGGGAGCGCACTGCCCAGCAGCAGGAGAAGTCCCAGCAACACGCCCATCCGAAGAATGGAGCATTCCTGTCCAGCCATGCATATCCCCCTTTCGCACTGCGAGAGACGAGAAGAAGGCTCTGATCGGGATGCGGTAGGAAATGACGTGTTTTCTTGGGCCGATTGACAGCCCAATAGAAGCACTCCTCTCCTCCCTGGTCGTGCGAGAACCCTCCACCTCTAATTCTAATATGCACGCTAATTCATAAAGCAGAGGACTTCAAGGAAAAGGAACACACAAGCTAGGATCGCAGGTACAATCCAAAGCAGACCCGTCAGCGCGTGATGAAAATGGAGAGTACGAAATGAAGGTGCCCTATGGCTCTTGAACGTCTCGCATTCCTCTGCTCATCCGGCGCACATACCCAATCCACGCAAGAACAACCACGAGAGATAAGAGACTCAAAATCCCCGCAACACGCCGCACGGGCGTCGACTCGAATCGCAGTTCCAGTTCATACAACCCCGCCGGTTGTTGCCAGCCGATGACACCGAATTCTGTGGTGGGCTCTGTCGGAATCTCCTTCCCATCC
This genomic stretch from bacterium harbors:
- a CDS encoding NHL repeat-containing protein, with protein sequence MAGQECSILRMGVLLGLLLLLGSALPSSVSGDPPGASGDQSTGSGTSQQSDAKGSQNTKKPNGNVEKKELISPVRIAIGPDGHLLVSDYQARKVRVLHRDSLKVLRSLDVNGKPLGVAYANDRIFVGNETLGAVQIYTPGGKLKGTIGKGDERARKPTDMAIDPVGERLYVVDGIDKCVKVYDLDGTFAFSIPANPPNESTLAEPTGIAIDSERGEVLVSDFGDGSWWGPPRIQIFQWDGTRMGQISGKAGMMGSRFSRPQGLAVDGEGHILMTDSLSGEVFVFDRANGQTLTTIGEFGLDPGQLRLPLDLVVYPDDGRILVTNNGSARIEVFEQGGAAQ